The region AGAGGGCTCCGCCCTGGACCCATTTTAAATTCGAATGCTTATTTTCTGAAAATTATCATTTCTAAAGTCCACATTTAATTTCTTTAGCTTTTTGGTACTTGTATCAAAGAAAAGGGGGGAGGGCTTCGCCCTAGACCCGTTATAAATTTAAAACAGTAATTTTAAATATTTACCGATCAATAATTGATTTAAACGTTGATTAAATCAAATGTAGAGACGATCTGTATAGGTGTCTCAAAGGTTTAATCATTATGGTTTAATTGTCAAAAATCTCGGAGACGCGCGTGTAGCACGTCTCTACAACTAATAATTAATGTTTAGATTATTTTGCTTATATTTCCTTTTTCTCAAAAATATAATAAGCAAGAAATATACAAAAACTTCCAATTAGTAAAAGAATAATCGAATATATCCAATTAACTCCATTATTAAAAAGTTCAGATCCTAAGATATATTTATAGGTATTCATAAAGCCAAGAGGTTTTATGAAACCCAAAGTTGTTGTTATTGTTAATAATATAGCGCTTGTAAATAACGATTTTATTTGTGTATTGAATAGTACACTAAATAATAGTGTAATACTGTACCAGAAGAATCCACCTATTAAAACATGAACCATAAATTTAAATACTAAACTATGATTGAAATCTTTTGCTGTTATTATAGAGTATATGGAAGGTAAAATCGATAATGTAAATATTATGATTATAAGGGTTATCAGACTTACCAATAATTTATTAATGAATATTTTTCTTCTGGGCAATCTTGCAACTAAAAATTCTATTGTTCCACGTTCATATTCGCGAGAAAAGAGAGAAAATGCTAAAATAATTGAGATTATAGGTACAAACTGGCCAAAATTCTTTCCGAACCATTGTGAGGTTATGTAAAAATTCCAATCTTTTAAGTTCTCAGCAAAGTTATCTCCAAGGTATTTTTCAAGAGAAGGCAGTTCTTCTGAGAACATGCTCACTGTAAAGTCTTGAAATGGTGCAAAAGTAAAAAACAATCCTATCATTAGGGCGAAAATGATAATTACTTTTAGGCGTATATCTAAGATTTCTTTTTTCATTTTTTATCACCCCTAATTTGATTTTTTGCAATTGCTTCAAATATCATATCGAAAGTTGCTGTTTCGTAATTGCAATTTATTTTATCTTTTTCAATTATATATACGTTTTCTTTTTCAGTCTGTTTGTATAAGTAGCCATTTAAGGTTGTAGTTTTGTCAACAGCGCATGCAACATATTTTTCTTTTATGTTATCTAGATAATCCATCAGAGCAATTTGGCCATTAACCATTATTGCAACTTTATCAGCAATTTTTTCAACTTCTGAAAGAACATGACTTGTATAGAAGAATGTCTTTCCATTCATGGAAAGATTTCTGATTATATCAAATAACCGAAGCCTTTTAAGAGGGTCTAATCCTTCAGTTGGTTCGTCTAAGAAATATATATCAACATCTTCTGATAATACAATAGTTAAGTAGAGTTGAGTAAGCATTCCATAAGACAACTTAGAGATCTTTTCTTTTAATGGAATTTCAAACTCTTTTAAAAAGTTGTAGGCTTTTTCAAGTGAAAAATTATTAGATATTGAAGGTGTTATTTCAAGCATTTTTTGTACAGTCAAATTTTTGTACAATTCTTTCTTTTCAGGAAGATATGAGTATGTACCATTTAAATATATTTCTCCAGAATCCTTTTTTCTCATACCTAAGATACATTTAATAGTAGTTGTTTTTCCTGCACCATTTGGACCTAAAAGTGAGAATATTTCAGATTTTTCAACCTGTATATTTACTTTGTCAACAGCAAGTTTATCGTCGTAATATTTTTTGAGGTCTTTAACTTCTAGTATCATTAAAATCCCTCCCAACCACTTCTTCAAAGATTTTTTTAATTTCATTTGGGGATATTCCAGCATTCAAAGCCTTTTTTAGCGCATTTTTGATTTCTATCAATATTTCATTATTGAAATCTTCAAGGTTTTCTACTTTAACTGTGTAGCCTTCTCCACGCTGAACTTCTATAATACCTTGTTCACTGAGTTCTTTGTAGGCTTTTGAAACTGTATTAAAGTTTACCCCAATATCTTCTGCAAGTTTTCTGACAGAAGGTAAAAAATCTCCTTGTTTTAACTCTCCTTTGGCTATCTTCATCTTTATTTTTTCGACGATTTGTTTGTATACGGGAACATGTGAAGAAAAATCTATGCTGAACCACATAAAACCCTCACCTTCCAAATAAAGTGAATAATTTACTGTAATATTATACTATGATAGTATGTAACAAGTCAAGGATAAAAAAGTAATCATTTGCATTATTTGACAAAATTAATAGAAAGTAGTATAATTTATATGAATAGTTGTTCATATGTTTAAATGAGGTGAAATACTATGGTCCAAAGTCGAAAAAGCAAAGAGAAAGAAAAAGAAGAAGTTTGCCAAACTATTGAGATACATCCAGATATTGTTAAGAAGGTTCAAGAAAATACACCTAGTGAAGAATCATTGAATAAACTAGCAGAGTTTTTCAAAATTATGGGCGATCAAACAAG is a window of Defluviitoga tunisiensis DNA encoding:
- a CDS encoding ABC transporter permease subunit, with amino-acid sequence MKKEILDIRLKVIIIFALMIGLFFTFAPFQDFTVSMFSEELPSLEKYLGDNFAENLKDWNFYITSQWFGKNFGQFVPIISIILAFSLFSREYERGTIEFLVARLPRRKIFINKLLVSLITLIIIIFTLSILPSIYSIITAKDFNHSLVFKFMVHVLIGGFFWYSITLLFSVLFNTQIKSLFTSAILLTITTTLGFIKPLGFMNTYKYILGSELFNNGVNWIYSIILLLIGSFCIFLAYYIFEKKEI
- a CDS encoding ABC transporter ATP-binding protein; its protein translation is MILEVKDLKKYYDDKLAVDKVNIQVEKSEIFSLLGPNGAGKTTTIKCILGMRKKDSGEIYLNGTYSYLPEKKELYKNLTVQKMLEITPSISNNFSLEKAYNFLKEFEIPLKEKISKLSYGMLTQLYLTIVLSEDVDIYFLDEPTEGLDPLKRLRLFDIIRNLSMNGKTFFYTSHVLSEVEKIADKVAIMVNGQIALMDYLDNIKEKYVACAVDKTTTLNGYLYKQTEKENVYIIEKDKINCNYETATFDMIFEAIAKNQIRGDKK
- a CDS encoding GntR family transcriptional regulator, which encodes MWFSIDFSSHVPVYKQIVEKIKMKIAKGELKQGDFLPSVRKLAEDIGVNFNTVSKAYKELSEQGIIEVQRGEGYTVKVENLEDFNNEILIEIKNALKKALNAGISPNEIKKIFEEVVGRDFNDTRS